The Sinomonas sp. P10A9 genome includes a window with the following:
- the prfA gene encoding peptide chain release factor 1, with the protein MFESVQGLLDEHAELQKQLSDPAVYQDQALARKLGRRSAQLNGIVEAYNRWKTLGDDLEAAREMAAEDPEFAAEVPDLDAAHEEAQEKLRRLLIPRDPNDARNVILEVKGGEGGDEAALFAGDLLRMYTRYAESKGWKTEILSSTESDLGGYKDVQVAIKGSSNDPAEGVFAHLKFEGGVHRVQRVPVTESQGRIHTSAAGVLVFPEVDEPEEIEISQNDLKIDVYRSSGPGGQSVNTTDSAVRITHLPTGIVVAMQNEKSQLQNREAAMRVLRSRILAHQQEQIDAENADLRRSQVRTMDRSERIRTYNYPENRIADHRTGYKAYNLDAVMNGDLGPVITSCIEMDEQHRLDAIGE; encoded by the coding sequence ATGTTCGAGTCCGTGCAAGGACTTCTGGATGAGCACGCCGAGCTCCAGAAGCAGCTGAGCGATCCCGCGGTCTACCAGGACCAGGCGCTCGCGCGGAAGCTCGGACGTCGTTCGGCCCAGCTGAACGGGATCGTCGAGGCGTACAACCGCTGGAAGACACTCGGCGACGACCTCGAGGCCGCGCGCGAGATGGCCGCCGAGGACCCCGAGTTCGCGGCCGAGGTCCCGGACCTCGACGCGGCACACGAGGAGGCACAGGAGAAGCTGCGCCGACTCCTCATCCCGCGCGACCCCAACGATGCCCGCAACGTGATCCTCGAGGTCAAGGGCGGCGAGGGCGGAGACGAGGCTGCCCTCTTCGCGGGCGACCTCCTGAGGATGTACACCCGCTACGCGGAGTCGAAGGGGTGGAAGACGGAGATCCTCTCCTCGACCGAGTCGGACCTCGGCGGGTACAAGGACGTCCAGGTCGCGATCAAGGGCTCCTCCAACGATCCGGCGGAGGGTGTGTTCGCCCACCTCAAGTTCGAGGGCGGTGTGCACCGCGTCCAGCGCGTGCCCGTGACGGAGTCCCAGGGCCGTATCCACACGTCCGCCGCGGGCGTGCTCGTGTTCCCCGAGGTGGACGAGCCGGAGGAGATCGAGATCAGCCAGAACGACCTCAAGATCGACGTCTACCGCTCCTCGGGCCCGGGCGGCCAGTCCGTCAACACGACCGACTCTGCTGTGCGCATCACCCACCTCCCCACGGGGATTGTGGTAGCGATGCAGAACGAGAAGTCGCAGCTGCAGAACCGCGAAGCGGCGATGCGTGTGCTCCGCTCGCGCATCCTCGCGCACCAGCAGGAGCAGATCGACGCGGAGAACGCCGACCTCCGCAGGTCCCAGGTCCGCACGATGGACCGCTCCGAGCGTATCCGCACGTACAACTACCCGGAGAACCGCATCGCGGACCACCGCACCGGGTACAAGGCGTACAACCTCGACGCCGTTATGAACGGCGATCTCGGCCCCGTCATCACCTCGTGCATCGAGATGGACGAGCAGCACCGCCTGGACGCGATCGGCGAATGA
- the rho gene encoding transcription termination factor Rho has protein sequence MTQTTELNPAVEASSASESKGIAGLKLAQLQALASQLGITGGSRMRKGDLVTAITAHQKGEPVGRPAARRAVPTTTETPAELPLPETGTTVQAARTAQPAPTAETADEASETGAAPARTRGRARRRAGSDGVVTPGSAPAAEEAAPQAEAAQAPAAPQAETHTEAPAESGTRQSRTRSRNRRPESGEASAETAQAPRGDAAEAPSHERGQAVGTAEAPAEGRQDESGEGRNRRGDRTQQDRQGGQQSDRQDRQQDRRRDEFDGEDGGSRRSRRNRRGRDRDDVQGQQGNRNDRFRDRNERMRDRSGRRNAGPEVDETEVTEDDVLLPVAGILDVLENYAFIRTSGYLPGPNDVYVPLTQVKKYGLRKGDAVVGAIRAPRDGEENQNQNQGQSHGGRQSHSNRQKFNALVRVTSVNGKSPEEMKGRVEFTKLVPLYPSERLRLETDPKKIGPRVIDLVAPIGKGQRGLIVSPPKAGKTLILQSIANAITINNPEVHLMMVLVDERPEEVTDMQRSVKGEVIASTFDRPAEDHTTVAELAIERAKRLVEMGMDVVVLLDSMTRLGRAYNLAAPASGRILSGGVDSAALYPPKRFFGAARNIENGGSLTILATALVETGSKMDEVIFEEFKGTGNMELRLSRQLADKRIFPAVDVNASGTRREENLLSPEEVRIMWRLRRLLSGLDTQQALELLTSKIRETGSNVEFLLQVQKTTLASKSESDKH, from the coding sequence GTGACACAGACCACTGAGCTGAACCCAGCAGTGGAAGCCTCCTCCGCGTCCGAGTCCAAGGGAATCGCCGGCCTCAAGCTCGCGCAGTTGCAGGCCTTGGCATCCCAGCTGGGCATCACCGGTGGATCCCGCATGCGCAAGGGCGACCTTGTTACCGCGATCACCGCCCACCAGAAGGGTGAGCCCGTGGGCCGCCCGGCCGCGCGCCGGGCCGTTCCCACCACGACCGAAACGCCCGCCGAGCTTCCGCTCCCCGAGACCGGCACGACTGTGCAGGCGGCGCGTACGGCGCAGCCGGCACCGACTGCCGAAACGGCCGACGAGGCCTCGGAGACCGGTGCGGCGCCTGCCCGCACGCGCGGCCGTGCCCGGCGCCGCGCCGGCAGCGACGGCGTCGTGACGCCCGGATCCGCGCCGGCCGCCGAGGAGGCAGCCCCGCAGGCGGAGGCCGCCCAGGCCCCTGCTGCGCCGCAGGCCGAGACCCACACCGAGGCTCCGGCAGAGTCCGGGACGCGCCAGAGCCGCACCCGCTCCCGCAACCGGCGCCCCGAGTCCGGCGAAGCCTCGGCCGAGACGGCCCAGGCTCCCCGCGGGGACGCCGCAGAGGCTCCCTCGCACGAGCGCGGCCAAGCGGTTGGCACTGCCGAGGCCCCCGCTGAGGGCCGCCAGGACGAGTCTGGCGAGGGCCGGAACCGACGTGGGGACCGGACCCAGCAGGACCGCCAGGGCGGCCAGCAGTCTGATCGCCAGGACCGTCAGCAGGACCGGCGCCGCGACGAGTTCGACGGCGAGGACGGCGGTTCGCGCCGTTCGCGCCGCAACCGTCGTGGACGCGACCGTGACGACGTTCAGGGCCAGCAGGGGAACCGGAACGACCGCTTCCGCGACCGCAACGAGCGCATGCGCGACCGGAGCGGACGTCGCAACGCCGGCCCCGAGGTCGACGAGACCGAGGTGACCGAAGACGACGTGCTGCTTCCCGTGGCGGGCATCCTCGACGTCCTCGAGAACTACGCCTTCATCCGCACGTCCGGCTACCTCCCGGGCCCGAATGACGTCTACGTCCCGCTCACGCAGGTCAAGAAGTACGGCCTGCGCAAGGGTGACGCCGTAGTCGGTGCGATCCGCGCCCCCCGCGACGGCGAGGAGAACCAGAACCAGAATCAGGGCCAGAGCCACGGCGGCCGCCAGAGCCACAGCAACCGCCAGAAGTTCAACGCCCTCGTCCGGGTCACGAGCGTCAACGGCAAGAGCCCCGAGGAGATGAAGGGCCGCGTCGAGTTCACCAAGCTCGTTCCGCTGTACCCCTCCGAGCGCCTGCGCCTCGAGACGGACCCGAAGAAGATCGGCCCCCGCGTGATCGACCTCGTGGCCCCGATCGGCAAGGGCCAGCGCGGCCTCATCGTCTCGCCGCCGAAGGCTGGCAAGACGCTGATCCTGCAGTCGATCGCGAACGCGATCACGATCAACAACCCTGAGGTCCACCTCATGATGGTGCTCGTGGACGAGCGCCCCGAAGAGGTCACGGACATGCAGCGCTCGGTCAAGGGCGAGGTCATCGCCTCGACGTTCGACCGTCCGGCCGAGGACCACACGACCGTGGCGGAATTGGCCATCGAGCGTGCCAAGCGGCTCGTCGAGATGGGCATGGACGTCGTCGTGCTCCTCGATTCGATGACCCGCCTCGGCCGTGCGTACAACCTCGCCGCGCCGGCGTCGGGACGCATCCTCTCCGGCGGTGTCGACTCGGCCGCGCTCTACCCGCCGAAGCGCTTCTTCGGTGCGGCGCGCAACATCGAGAACGGCGGCTCGCTCACGATCCTCGCCACGGCGCTCGTCGAGACCGGGTCCAAGATGGACGAGGTCATCTTCGAGGAGTTCAAGGGCACCGGCAACATGGAGCTCCGCCTGTCCCGCCAGCTCGCGGACAAGCGTATCTTCCCGGCCGTCGACGTCAACGCGTCCGGCACCCGCCGCGAGGAGAACCTGCTCTCTCCGGAGGAGGTCCGCATCATGTGGCGCCTGCGCCGCCTCCTCTCGGGCCTCGACACGCAGCAGGCCCTCGAACTGCTCACGTCGAAGATCCGCGAGACTGGCTCGAACGTCGAGTTCCTCCTGCAGGTGCAGAAGACGACCCTCGCGTCCAAGTCGGAGAGCGACAAGCACTAG
- the thrB gene encoding homoserine kinase, translating into MTASSEPRVGTALRPVAPGQRVTVRVPATSANLGPGYDSLGLALALYDTVTVETTDDGALSFDLAGEGADTLPRDGSHLVVRTLDAALARLGYARSGLALTADNVSPHGRGLGSSASATVAAVLAAAALVEPEDRPDRAWALQLCSEIEGHPDNVAPAIFGSLALSWQDGEAFHTAVAEVAPSVVPIVAIPDFELSTELARSLLPSSIPHTAAAANSGRAALLVHALTKEPSLLLPATEDYLHQSYRSGAMEPSARLIGQLRSEGHAAVVSGAGPTVLALADGEEEADEVQGAVERFTGYLAEGLFDAEQGGESVTRWRVLRLAVDREGARVDVHPR; encoded by the coding sequence ATGACAGCATCGAGCGAGCCGCGCGTCGGGACCGCCCTGCGCCCCGTGGCGCCGGGACAGCGCGTCACAGTGCGGGTCCCGGCGACCAGTGCCAACCTCGGTCCCGGCTATGACAGCCTCGGCCTCGCCCTCGCCCTGTATGACACGGTGACCGTCGAGACGACCGACGACGGCGCGCTCTCGTTCGATCTCGCCGGTGAGGGCGCCGACACGCTCCCCCGCGACGGGAGCCATCTCGTGGTCCGGACGCTCGACGCCGCGCTGGCCCGCCTCGGCTACGCGCGCTCGGGGCTCGCGCTCACCGCGGACAACGTGAGCCCGCATGGCCGCGGCCTCGGCTCGTCAGCCTCCGCAACGGTGGCGGCGGTGCTCGCGGCGGCTGCCCTCGTCGAGCCGGAAGACCGCCCCGACCGCGCGTGGGCACTGCAGCTGTGCAGCGAGATCGAAGGGCATCCCGACAACGTGGCCCCGGCCATCTTCGGTTCGCTCGCGCTGTCCTGGCAGGACGGCGAGGCCTTCCACACGGCGGTCGCCGAGGTGGCGCCCAGTGTGGTGCCGATCGTCGCGATTCCGGACTTCGAGCTCTCGACGGAGCTAGCGCGCTCCCTCCTCCCCTCGTCGATTCCGCACACTGCGGCCGCGGCGAACTCGGGCCGGGCCGCGCTGCTCGTGCACGCCCTGACGAAGGAGCCCTCGCTGCTGCTGCCGGCCACCGAGGACTATCTCCACCAGAGCTACCGCTCGGGCGCCATGGAGCCGAGCGCGCGTCTCATCGGGCAGCTGCGGTCCGAGGGACATGCGGCGGTCGTCTCGGGTGCCGGCCCCACGGTTCTAGCCCTCGCGGACGGCGAGGAGGAGGCGGACGAGGTGCAGGGCGCCGTCGAACGCTTCACGGGGTATCTGGCCGAGGGGCTGTTCGATGCGGAGCAGGGCGGCGAGTCTGTGACACGCTGGCGCGTGCTGCGTCTCGCCGTTGACCGCGAAGGTGCTAGAGTGGACGTGCATCCACGGTAA
- the thrC gene encoding threonine synthase gives MAHQWRGVIREYADRLPVTESTRVITLGEGGTPLVHAQKLSELTGSTVYLKVEGMNPTGSFKDRGMTMAMTAAVQAGAKAVVCASTGNTSASAAAYATSAGLACAVLVPEGKIAMGKLSQAIAHGATLLQVDGNFDDCLEIARKLSDSYPVFLVNSVNPARIQGQKTAAFEIVDALGDAPDIHVLPVGNAGNISAYWKGYKEYATETTYSFGADGEDSQDGAEHDAAQERTLPAVSTKLPVMWGFQAAGAAPFVAGHPITHPETIATAIRIGNPASWDTAVAARDESGGLIDAVTDGEILAAHRWLSAKEGVFVEPGSAASVAGLIKMHEGGRVPTGKTIVCTVTGHGLKDPQWALRTADGGEVVPVKVSNDVVSVADALGLESGA, from the coding sequence GTGGCCCACCAGTGGCGCGGAGTCATCCGCGAGTATGCAGACCGCCTGCCCGTCACCGAGTCCACGCGTGTCATCACGCTCGGGGAGGGCGGCACCCCGCTCGTCCACGCACAGAAGCTCTCCGAGCTGACGGGCTCGACCGTCTACCTCAAGGTCGAGGGCATGAACCCGACCGGGTCCTTCAAGGACCGCGGCATGACCATGGCGATGACCGCCGCGGTCCAGGCCGGGGCGAAGGCCGTGGTGTGCGCCTCGACGGGCAACACGTCCGCGTCCGCCGCGGCGTACGCGACCTCGGCGGGCCTCGCGTGCGCCGTCCTCGTGCCCGAGGGCAAGATCGCGATGGGCAAGCTCAGCCAGGCGATCGCGCATGGCGCGACGCTGCTCCAGGTGGACGGAAACTTCGACGACTGCCTCGAGATCGCGCGGAAGCTCTCCGATTCGTACCCGGTCTTCCTCGTCAACTCCGTCAACCCGGCGCGTATCCAGGGCCAGAAGACTGCGGCCTTCGAGATCGTCGACGCCCTCGGCGACGCCCCGGACATCCACGTCCTGCCGGTCGGCAACGCAGGCAACATCTCCGCGTACTGGAAGGGCTACAAGGAGTACGCGACGGAGACGACCTACTCGTTCGGCGCGGACGGCGAGGACAGCCAGGACGGGGCGGAGCACGACGCCGCCCAGGAGCGCACGCTGCCCGCTGTCTCCACGAAGCTCCCCGTCATGTGGGGCTTCCAGGCGGCCGGGGCCGCCCCCTTCGTCGCCGGGCATCCCATCACCCACCCCGAGACGATCGCGACCGCGATCCGGATCGGCAACCCGGCCTCATGGGACACGGCCGTCGCCGCGCGCGACGAGTCCGGCGGACTCATCGACGCCGTGACGGACGGCGAGATCCTCGCCGCGCACCGCTGGCTGTCCGCGAAGGAGGGCGTGTTCGTTGAGCCGGGCTCGGCCGCGTCCGTCGCTGGCCTGATCAAGATGCACGAGGGCGGCAGGGTCCCCACCGGCAAGACGATCGTGTGCACCGTCACCGGCCATGGCCTCAAGGACCCGCAGTGGGCCCTCCGCACCGCCGACGGCGGCGAGGTCGTTCCCGTGAAGGTGAGCAACGACGTCGTGAGTGTCGCGGACGCGCTGGGGCTGGAGTCCGGCGCCTGA
- a CDS encoding homoserine dehydrogenase has translation MAEGSTLTEAPRVLRVALLGGGTVGSQVARILLDDAEALAARAGARLELVGIAVRNVDAPRDVELPRELYTTDAESLVASADLVIELMGGIEPARTHIIAALRRGASVVTGNKALLAQDGATLFDEADAHGAELNFEAAVAGAIPIIRPIRESLSGDRITRVLGIVNGTTNFILDAMDTTGAQFEDVLAEAQRLGYAEADPTADVEGLDAAAKAAILASLAFHTRVTLEDVRCEGITGVTASDIAAAQDAGMTIKLLAIAELVPAGAAGDGVSVRVHPTLLPAKHPLAAVRGAYNAVFVEAENAGALMFYGAGAGGAPTASAIMGDVVTTARRIIAGSPGRAGTTRTLPIVGLESVTTSYSIGLEVADEPGVLSRVAQVFADHGVSIETMRQKLEQKIGRGEVLPAAEEGAHGAGRAELRFVTHRASEAALAATVADIKNLDVVESVTSVLRVEGI, from the coding sequence ATGGCCGAGGGCAGCACCCTCACCGAGGCGCCCCGTGTGCTGAGGGTTGCACTGCTGGGCGGCGGGACCGTCGGATCCCAGGTGGCGAGGATCCTCCTCGACGACGCCGAGGCGCTGGCCGCCCGGGCGGGCGCACGGCTCGAGCTGGTCGGGATCGCGGTGCGCAACGTCGATGCGCCCCGTGACGTCGAGCTGCCGCGTGAGCTCTACACGACGGACGCAGAGTCCCTCGTGGCGTCCGCGGACCTCGTGATCGAGCTCATGGGCGGCATCGAGCCGGCGCGTACGCACATCATCGCGGCACTGCGCCGTGGTGCCTCGGTCGTGACGGGCAACAAGGCCCTGCTCGCCCAGGACGGCGCAACGCTGTTCGACGAGGCGGACGCGCACGGCGCCGAGCTCAACTTCGAGGCCGCTGTGGCGGGTGCGATCCCCATCATCCGGCCGATCCGTGAGAGCCTCTCGGGCGACCGCATCACCCGCGTGCTGGGAATCGTCAACGGCACCACCAACTTCATCCTGGACGCGATGGACACAACGGGCGCGCAGTTCGAGGACGTCCTCGCCGAGGCCCAGCGGCTCGGCTACGCGGAGGCGGATCCGACGGCGGACGTCGAGGGGCTCGACGCCGCGGCGAAGGCCGCGATCCTCGCCTCGCTCGCGTTCCACACGCGGGTGACGCTCGAGGATGTGCGCTGCGAGGGCATCACGGGCGTCACCGCCTCGGACATCGCCGCCGCCCAGGACGCCGGGATGACCATCAAGCTCCTCGCCATCGCCGAGCTCGTTCCTGCCGGCGCCGCGGGCGACGGGGTGAGCGTGCGCGTCCACCCGACGCTCCTGCCGGCCAAACACCCGCTCGCTGCCGTGCGCGGCGCCTACAACGCCGTCTTCGTCGAGGCAGAGAATGCCGGCGCCCTCATGTTCTACGGCGCGGGCGCGGGAGGCGCCCCGACGGCGTCGGCCATCATGGGCGACGTCGTCACGACCGCACGCCGCATCATCGCGGGCTCCCCGGGCCGTGCCGGAACCACCCGCACCTTGCCGATCGTAGGCCTCGAGTCCGTCACCACGAGCTACAGCATCGGGCTCGAGGTCGCCGACGAGCCCGGCGTGCTCTCGCGTGTGGCACAGGTGTTCGCGGACCACGGCGTCTCGATCGAGACGATGCGGCAGAAGCTGGAGCAGAAGATCGGCCGCGGTGAGGTCCTCCCCGCGGCTGAGGAGGGCGCCCACGGAGCCGGCCGAGCAGAGCTGCGCTTCGTGACCCACCGGGCCTCGGAGGCCGCGCTCGCGGCGACCGTGGCCGACATCAAGAACCTCGACGTCGTCGAATCCGTGACGAGCGTCCTGAGAGTCGAAGGAATCTAG
- the lysA gene encoding diaminopimelate decarboxylase → MADLTSAGASPLAPEWLAVPADLNRLVPELWAHDVARRPGGGVASGELTVGGLGVGDIKSAYGSPVFVLSEPDFRARSRAFKTAFDAAFADICGGVDVYYAGKSFLCTAVATWVREEGLRLDTASGGELAVAERAGTPGELIGLHGNNKSDAEIRRALDYGVGRIIVDSLDELERVARIAAERGTDTPGAVDGTEAARAKVMLRLTPGIHAHTHEFIATAHEDQKFGLSMAPGTAGTGLSGSGFDGETGTASMAEEAVAAAAGHDSIELLGVHCHIGSQIFEPEGFEAAALRLIAFVAAMREAYGVELPEMDLGGGYGIAYVPGDAPRPPAEIATALAAVVRDACARHGITPPRISIEPGRAIVGSTTFTLYEVGTVKDVVVDVPVVDVPVVDAPGGATAGLTAVRRYISVDGGMSDNARPVLYDADYSVVLANRTSHAAAQLTRVVGKHCESGDIVVRDAYLPSDVRAGDLLAVPGTGAYCWALSSNYNYLARPGVLAVRDGAARWIVRGETEDDLLSRDMGV, encoded by the coding sequence GTGGCAGACCTGACTTCAGCGGGGGCGTCGCCGCTCGCCCCCGAGTGGCTCGCCGTCCCCGCGGACCTCAACAGGCTGGTGCCGGAGCTTTGGGCGCACGACGTCGCGCGGCGCCCCGGCGGTGGCGTCGCCTCCGGGGAACTGACGGTCGGAGGCCTGGGCGTCGGAGACATCAAGTCCGCGTACGGCTCGCCGGTGTTCGTCTTGAGCGAGCCGGACTTCCGGGCCCGCTCACGTGCCTTCAAGACCGCCTTCGATGCCGCGTTCGCGGACATCTGCGGGGGAGTGGACGTCTACTACGCCGGCAAGTCGTTCCTGTGCACGGCCGTTGCGACCTGGGTGCGCGAGGAGGGGCTGCGGCTCGACACGGCCTCCGGCGGCGAGCTCGCCGTCGCGGAGCGTGCCGGGACGCCGGGCGAGCTCATCGGACTGCACGGGAACAACAAGTCCGACGCCGAGATCCGACGCGCGCTCGACTACGGTGTGGGCAGGATCATCGTGGACAGCCTCGACGAGCTCGAGCGCGTGGCGCGCATCGCGGCCGAGCGCGGCACGGACACCCCCGGGGCCGTGGACGGCACCGAGGCCGCGCGTGCCAAGGTCATGCTCCGGCTCACCCCGGGCATCCACGCCCACACACACGAGTTCATCGCGACCGCGCACGAGGACCAGAAGTTCGGCCTCTCGATGGCGCCGGGCACCGCAGGTACAGGGTTGAGCGGCTCGGGCTTCGATGGCGAGACTGGCACAGCCAGCATGGCCGAGGAGGCCGTCGCGGCGGCCGCGGGCCACGACAGCATCGAGCTCCTGGGTGTGCACTGCCACATCGGCTCGCAGATCTTCGAGCCCGAGGGCTTCGAGGCCGCGGCCCTGCGGCTCATCGCGTTCGTCGCCGCCATGCGGGAGGCCTACGGGGTCGAGCTGCCCGAGATGGACCTCGGCGGCGGCTACGGCATCGCCTATGTGCCGGGGGACGCGCCACGACCGCCGGCCGAGATCGCGACGGCGCTCGCCGCCGTCGTGCGCGACGCGTGCGCACGGCACGGAATAACCCCGCCGCGGATCTCGATCGAGCCCGGCCGCGCGATCGTGGGTTCGACGACGTTCACGCTGTACGAGGTCGGGACGGTCAAAGACGTAGTCGTTGATGTGCCGGTCGTTGATGTGCCAGTCGTCGATGCACCGGGCGGCGCGACGGCGGGCCTGACTGCCGTCCGCCGCTACATCTCGGTCGACGGCGGCATGAGCGACAACGCCCGCCCCGTCCTGTATGACGCGGACTACTCGGTGGTCCTCGCGAACCGGACCTCGCACGCCGCGGCGCAGCTCACGCGCGTGGTCGGCAAGCACTGCGAGAGCGGCGATATCGTGGTCCGCGACGCCTACCTTCCCTCGGATGTGCGAGCGGGCGATCTGCTGGCGGTCCCGGGCACCGGCGCGTACTGCTGGGCGCTCTCGAGCAACTACAACTACCTTGCCCGGCCCGGCGTTCTGGCCGTCCGGGACGGCGCGGCCCGCTGGATCGTCCGTGGAGAGACCGAAGACGACCTGCTCTCCCGCGACATGGGCGTGTAG
- the argS gene encoding arginine--tRNA ligase — translation MTPEELSTAISACLADAVRAGEIIVDVPDGIRVERPKNREHGDWATNIALQLGKQAGMAPRQFAEVLAARLASMDGVAAVEVAGPGFLNITLDAAAAGALAKAIVEAGAAYGTTDALAGHVVNMEFVSANPTGPLHIGHTRWAALGDSIARVLKASGAEVTREYYINDAGNQMNTFGNSVLARLHGRDVPDGGYPGQYIVDLGHEVLTEHPDVRELTDEAALPIVREAAYTAQMKDIKDTLAAFGVTFDVYFSERQGLHESGAIETAVKRLREQGHVFDSEGAVWLRTTDFDDDKDRVLIRANGEPTYFAADAAYYLSKKDRGFTEKVYLLGADHHGYVNRLKAIAACAGDDPAANIEILIGQLVSVNGAKLSKRAGNIIELKDLIDWLGKDAVRYSLARYPADSPLTLDPELLKKNSNENPVFYVQYAHARSRGAARNADAAGVFRTVDGHDAFDGALLTHATENDLLAHLAAYPSIVAKAAEFREPHRVARHLETIASAYHSWYDNCRISPQGDEEVTDLNRTRLWLNDATSQVLANGLDLLGVSAPERM, via the coding sequence GTGACTCCCGAAGAACTTTCCACCGCCATTTCCGCCTGCCTCGCCGACGCCGTGCGCGCCGGCGAGATCATCGTGGACGTGCCGGACGGAATCCGCGTGGAGCGGCCCAAAAACAGGGAGCACGGTGACTGGGCCACGAACATCGCGCTGCAGCTCGGCAAGCAGGCCGGCATGGCCCCGCGCCAGTTCGCCGAGGTCCTCGCGGCACGTCTGGCGTCGATGGACGGCGTCGCAGCGGTCGAGGTCGCCGGCCCCGGCTTCCTCAACATCACCCTCGACGCCGCCGCGGCCGGCGCGCTCGCCAAGGCCATCGTCGAGGCCGGCGCCGCGTACGGGACCACCGATGCGCTCGCGGGCCATGTGGTCAACATGGAGTTCGTCTCCGCGAACCCGACCGGACCGCTGCACATCGGCCACACGCGCTGGGCCGCGCTCGGCGATTCGATCGCACGCGTGCTCAAGGCCTCAGGCGCCGAGGTCACCCGTGAGTACTACATCAATGACGCCGGCAATCAGATGAACACCTTCGGGAACTCGGTCCTCGCGCGCCTTCACGGCCGCGACGTGCCGGACGGCGGCTACCCGGGGCAGTACATCGTGGATCTGGGCCACGAGGTGCTCACCGAACACCCCGACGTGCGCGAGCTCACCGACGAGGCCGCGCTGCCGATCGTGCGCGAGGCCGCCTACACGGCGCAGATGAAGGACATCAAGGACACCCTCGCCGCCTTCGGGGTGACGTTCGACGTCTACTTCTCCGAGAGGCAGGGGCTCCACGAGTCCGGCGCGATCGAGACGGCCGTCAAGCGTCTGCGCGAGCAGGGTCACGTCTTCGATTCCGAGGGTGCCGTGTGGCTGCGCACCACCGATTTCGACGACGACAAGGACCGCGTCCTCATCCGGGCCAACGGCGAGCCGACCTACTTCGCCGCCGATGCCGCGTACTACCTCTCCAAGAAGGACCGCGGCTTCACCGAGAAGGTCTACCTGCTCGGCGCCGACCACCACGGCTACGTCAACCGCCTCAAGGCGATCGCCGCGTGCGCAGGCGACGATCCTGCGGCGAACATCGAGATCCTCATCGGCCAGCTCGTCTCTGTCAATGGGGCCAAGCTGTCCAAGCGCGCCGGCAACATCATCGAGCTCAAGGACCTCATCGACTGGCTCGGCAAGGACGCGGTCCGCTATTCGCTCGCGCGGTACCCCGCCGACTCGCCGCTCACGCTCGACCCTGAGCTGCTCAAGAAGAACTCCAACGAGAACCCCGTCTTCTACGTCCAGTACGCGCACGCGCGCTCCCGCGGCGCGGCGAGGAACGCGGACGCCGCCGGCGTGTTCCGCACCGTCGACGGTCATGACGCGTTCGACGGCGCGCTCCTGACCCACGCCACGGAGAACGACCTCCTCGCGCATCTCGCCGCGTACCCCTCGATCGTCGCGAAGGCCGCCGAGTTCCGCGAGCCGCACCGGGTGGCCCGCCACCTCGAGACGATCGCGAGCGCCTACCACTCGTGGTACGACAACTGCCGTATCTCCCCGCAGGGTGACGAGGAGGTCACCGACCTCAACCGGACGCGCCTGTGGCTCAACGACGCCACGAGCCAGGTCCTCGCGAACGGGCTGGACCTTCTCGGCGTCTCCGCACCGGAGAGGATGTAG